In Tiliqua scincoides isolate rTilSci1 chromosome 1, rTilSci1.hap2, whole genome shotgun sequence, the following are encoded in one genomic region:
- the MDK gene encoding midkine — translation MQVRGLFLLVLVLLAASLEAGKNKKDKVKKNGSDCEEWRWGPCVPNSKDCGVGYREGTCNEETKKLKCKIPCNWKKEFGADCKYKFESWGGCDAATGLKARSGTLKKALYNAECQETIQVTKPCSPKAKSKSKARKGKGKD, via the exons ATGCAGGTCCGTGGACTCTTTCTCCTGGTTCTCGTTCTTCTGGCTGCATCTTTGGAGGCTGGCAAGAACAAAAAAG ACAAGGTGAAGAAAAATGGCTCAGATTGTGAGGAATGGCGCTGGGGCCCCTGTGTCCCAAATAGCAAAGACTGTGGTGTTGGCTACCGTGAGGGGACTTGtaatgaagagaccaagaaactCAAGTGCAAGATCCCCTGCAACTGGAAAAAGGAATTTGGAG CGGACTGCAAGTACAAGTTTGAGAGCTGGGGTGGCTGTGATGCTGCAACAGGTCTAAAGGCTCGTTCGGGTACTCTGAAGAAGGCCCTGTACAATGCCGAGTGCCAGGAGACTATTCAAGTGACTAAGCCCTGCTCTCCCAAGGCCAAGTCAAAATCCAAAG ccaggaaaggaaaggggaaggaCTAG